A window of Abyssibacter profundi genomic DNA:
CTGTCGATCACTGTGACCTCCCGGGACGGCCAAGCTGAGGGCGCAGGCCGTCAGCCAGGGCCGCCTGGGCCAGCGCGTGGCTGGCCGTGGGGCTGGTCAGCACCAGAAAACCGATGATGAGTACGAGACGCACGGCCACCGTCCAGTCGGGGGATTGGAGCAGCAGGCCCAGCAATATGAATGAAGCCCCGACGGTGTCGGTCATGCCAGCAGCATGCGATCGGGTAAACAGATCGGGCATGCGGAACAGGCCGACGCCGCTGAGCACGCAGAATAGGCCACCGATGAGCAGCAGCCCCCAGGACAGGGTATCGACCAACCAGGTCATAAGTCGTCCTGCTCGGTTGTCGGCTCCACCCAGCCGAGCTCACCGTAGTGCATGAGCTTGAGCACGGCGACGGTGGCAATGAAGTTGATCAGCGCATAAACCAGCGCAATATCGAGAAACTCAGGACGGCCGAACAGAAAGCCCGCGACTGCAATAAACAGCACGGTCTTGGTGCCAAAGACGTTGAGTGCGAGTATCCGATCGTAAACCGTGGGACCCAGCAGGGCGCGGGTCAGTGCCAATGCCATGGTCACCGCCACGGCGAACATCGCAGCCGCGAACATCATCGACCCGTATCCAGTTTGCGGATGCGCTCGGCGAAGCGACCACTGCCGAGTGCTTCCAAGCTATCGGCATTTAGCGCGTGTATCTCGACGCGATCGTCGTTGACCCGAACGGCGAGGGTTCCCGGCGTCAGGGTGATCGAATTGGCCAGCAGCGTTTCACCCATGCCAGAGGTCTGCTGGTGAGGCAGCGAGCCCATGGCGGGGTTGAGGGACTTGCGGCCCTGAATAATCAGCCTGGACACCTTGAGCGAAGAGCGGATGACTTCGATGCTGAGCCAGGCCCAGTAACTCGGCAGCCGCGAGGTGAGGTGCAATGGAACCATCTCGTGATCGGCCACCGCCATGCGATGGGCGATCCATGTCACCAGCCCGACCGAGAGCACGCCGAGGCTGGTGAGCAGCACGGT
This region includes:
- a CDS encoding Na+/H+ antiporter subunit E; the encoded protein is MPKRIKGTAATVFSGGDCGGPAQVIAPAETGNTAQRIKHFMRYVASLGVLLLTFWLLLSGHYTVLLTSLGVLSVGLVTWIAHRMAVADHEMVPLHLTSRLPSYWAWLSIEVIRSSLKVSRLIIQGRKSLNPAMGSLPHQQTSGMGETLLANSITLTPGTLAVRVNDDRVEIHALNADSLEALGSGRFAERIRKLDTGR
- the mnhG gene encoding monovalent cation/H(+) antiporter subunit G; its protein translation is MTWLVDTLSWGLLLIGGLFCVLSGVGLFRMPDLFTRSHAAGMTDTVGASFILLGLLLQSPDWTVAVRLVLIIGFLVLTSPTASHALAQAALADGLRPQLGRPGRSQ
- a CDS encoding monovalent cation/H+ antiporter complex subunit F, with translation MMFAAAMFAVAVTMALALTRALLGPTVYDRILALNVFGTKTVLFIAVAGFLFGRPEFLDIALVYALINFIATVAVLKLMHYGELGWVEPTTEQDDL